tcttgtgaaataaggaGATTCGGGCTTTTTATTGGGGCACGTTAGTGGcggaattaccgacagaatttcgtctgtaatatttaatttaaattttcaatttcataaaaagttttcagaaaccgccaacaatcaccaatgattttttaatccgtcggtgattccattgctaatatttaaatgaaaattttaaattaattgaattttttcagaaaattgCCAACtttaatccgtcggtgattccatcgctaatatttaaatgaaaattttaaattaattgaattttttcagaaaactgCTAAATAACATTgacgacttttcaatccgtcagtgattttgtccgtaaagaacaacaattaacaaTGCAATTGGAAAGTGAACAATTCTGGAGCTCTCTAGAAAATACTGACAGAAaattccatcggtgattccttttgtaattgacatgatgaacaatattcacagtttaccaacgaATTTACTGACGGAATTTTGTCCTTcagtaattccgttggtaaaaattgacatgtcatcatttttttttttgctttgtttgaatttttttttcccactgtaattccctcggtatataccgagggaatatttccatcggtaaaatttctcaaaaatttACTggcggaaatattccctcggtatttccgtttgtatttatcgattttctggtagtgttttTGACAGCAATAGTTGTTCTAGGAGACGTGAAACCCACAAAGTTCTAACCACTTGGACTTTTTAATGGTTGGCTATTGGAGCTATATCATGGCATGCTCTGTTGGCAGTGGAGGTATGAAAAGCTCGAACTATGTTGCACATACACAAGGTTAGCTTCTGTAGATTTTCTAACTTCATAGGGGTGAAGGCAAAGGGAAGAATCAAAACATGCTCCGATCTGATTCTCATCAAGTTGGATACAGAACCAAGGAGTAGTACATGATTTAATTCAGTTGGGTTCTCCATTCTCTTTATGAACCCTGGTGAGGTGTGGTTCTTTCTTCGAACATTAAGAACGAACCAAGACCTTAGCTTCAAGTGCTTGTATGAAGCACCAACTTGAtgagaaaatacttttcatgCGCAAATAATGTCCCATTACATATTATGCGAAAGAACAGGCGAAAAGAAGATAAACCAATTAACTATAGCTCTCATGCACCTGCACATGTGACTGGATATTGGAAAAAATAGACATGAACCACCTGTGGAGACGGCAACCAATGCTTGGCTGCTTCTGTTCCATCGACCAGTCAGGAAAATTATTTCCACTTATCTTCAGAATTAGACTTCTTCTCCGATCAATGAATTCTAAGTTTCTCTTATGGATAGCTAGCTCTCTGGGAAGGTCATGTTGCATGGCAAAGTGCTGATTGTCACAGCTGTTAGTAGAATTCCATATGACTACAAGATCAACTAGATTCTGGTTGCAGAGTTCCTGGAGTTTGGCAACTGCGTATGTTTCTTCATCAATATTGTACAATTCCATCTACATACCAACAAGGGTATTAAAAGGAACCCTTGTTCTACAGGAAATGAACATAGGTCCATGAAGCAACCCTTCACTATAATCTTGTTATCTAAGGTATCCATGCTTCTCTAGAGAGAATTGAGCACGtcactatatttaaaaaaagaattaaattaaatgggtGGGATCAACAAAAGGGTGTATTGATCTCCACAAGGAACGGGGACCCTCGCCTCCACCCTCTTGTGTTGTTATCTTTGGGTTTGATGATCCTAAGCCACTTCCATCTCTATCTCGCCAACCAAATCTCccactctttctttctcttctctctctcattctctcCTCAAGCAACGACCCTCTTTTCTCTAACAGGTatggcttctccttctcttttctcctcagtttgtttaattttttatttgttaattaactcataacatgtcatttttttattttctcatattaACCCATAACTAATATAAGGTAAGACTTTTCCTATTTCTTCTCtaagttttgtgtttttttttttattttatttttatgttcttacttgtatgaattttgttcatatgagaaaattttgttggattttagttgttttttttttcaattttattttttaattaaattaaaaaaaatccaaggacataattgaactttaaaaatgtttaaatgGCTTCATCAGGagctaaaatgaaagaaaaaagaaagtttagaagtcaatttattagaaattagaaGAATCAATATGtctagggacttaattgaaatttggttttgttaattaatgcaactagggacttaattgaagaaaaatcaaagtttgagaatcaattTGTGTCAAGATTGCAATAATTAAAGGTTCAAAGACTAAAATGAATATGTGTTGAACTCTTCACTTAGTGACAaggaaacaaattgaataaaatcaattggtttGTACCAatccaatttaaattattttctcctGTATAGAGAAGGTGTtgctactttaaaaaaaaaaaaataggaatagTTTATGACatctttgtaattgttttttttttttgttttttttttagaaattatttagaatacataatataaaatgatataaattagtggtaataaaaaccaaatatgcaaataaaatttatattaagcatcaaaaacaaaaaatcaaagttaaataatattcattacaaaataaatgtgtttcaaaaaaatattaaacgaaattttaaagggaaataatgtatattaaaaattaatataaaggtggagctggaggaggaggaggaggctgctggtcatacggccaaaaaggattagacgcacatgttccaccttgtaaCATGTTTATGACCATTTCGCGAAGCTGTTTGTAGGCcactctttgttgttctttgaaAAAGAGGTGTTAGTACTGGgcgttggtttttttattttttttattagtcgtATTAAAGTGTTTAAATTGGAAAGGAAGTTGATTcctttattaaaaagatattaatggaCGATAGTAGAGTATTTCTTGATTAATGCCATTCCCTTACTATCATGCCAAAATAGCTATACTTGATAAACTAGCCATTGGAATTTATTCTCTAACTTGTTTCGTACTTCTGGAATTCAATAGCCATCAACTtgtggaatttatttttctaacttgatttttacttcagaattaatatcaaaagcaataaaaatttgGCACCAAAATTTTCTACGCATAATTGGTCACGCCTCGACATTCCGACTTTCTTCTTCCGATTCGAGTCAACAGCCATCAACTTgtggaatttattttcttaacttgATTTTTACTTCAGAATTAATGTGAATCGCCATAAAATTTTGGTACCAAACTTTTCTATACATAACTGGTCATGCCTGGACATTCCGACGTTCTTCTTCCGATTCTGGTCAAGAGCCGCTGGTCATCCCTTAACATTCCGACTTTTCTGCTTCCAATTCGGAATGTCAAGGCATGGCCATTTATGCATAGAAAATTTTGGTGCCGAAATTTTATGGCTATTGACATTAATTCTGAAGTAAAAATCAAGTTAGGAAAATGTCGGAATACTGGTCATCCCTTAACATTCCGACTTTTCTGCTTCCAATTCGAGTCAAGAGCCATCAACCTgtggaatttattttctaacttgATTTTTACTTCAGAATGTGAATATCCATAAAATTCTCTATGCATACTGGTCATGCCTGGACATTCCGACTTTCTGCTTCCGATTTGAATCAAGAGCCATTAGCCATGGAAAATTCAGGTTGCATTTTTCGGACTTGTGTCCATAGAAATTACAATTCTTCAACATGTCTATAAATTCCAATGTGCTTCGCATTTGActtcaacaattaattaatattttttttattttcactgttTGATTGTTACGATGCATGACTACATGTCATTTTATTCATTCAGATCACTTGACCCCCAAGAAATAGAGTAGCGATTATAATCAACATCAAGTCTTGCAGATAAAGCCAAAAAAGCCTTCAGGTGGAAACGTTCCGTACCATAGAGACAGTATATAATTGGTGTCCCGTTGATCATGAACTATCCACATTAATCCTGCaacttttttttgcttttccctCATTTGTTCAGATCCTTGAAAAGTTTTATCTTTGCCAGACTTGAAATGGCTGGTGGGAAATACCAAGAATCCTCCTCTTCACGGTTTTCTAACTGTAAACATcaagtgttcttgagttttagaggtgaaGACACCCGCAGGAAATTTACCGATCACCTCTACACGGCCCTAGTCCAAGCAGGGATTCACACATTTAGAGATGATGATGAGATTCAGAGAGGACATAATATAGAGTTGGAGGTCCAGAAAGCAATACAACAATCAAAAATATCGATAATCGTGTTCTCCATAGACTATGCTCGGTCGAGATGGTGTCTCGATGAACTTGTTATGATCATGGAACGTAAGAGGACTACTAACTCCATAGTTTTGCCGGTATTCTATGATGTGGATCCATCCCAAGTCAGAAATCAAACTGGGAGCTTCGCTGCAGCATTTGTGGAACACGGAAAGCGCTTCAAGGAGGAGATGGAGCGGGTGAATGGGTGGAGGATTGCTTTGAAGGAAGTTGCAGATTTGGGAGGAATGGTTTTAGGAGATGGGTAAGTTATATCTCTTGATGAAACTACACATGGCATAAGATTTTAGAATGCTGGTTCTGAACTCTTAATTAATTCAGTTTTTGCATTTAAGTATTTAGACGAAGATTGATAATACCACTCCCAATTTAGAGAAACTAAACCACTCCTAATCCAGAgaacatataagaaaaataaaataaaatacttaagatttcttcattgtttcatgattttttttccaaatttaacCATCAATCATTGACACACAACCTGCTTTAATTTCCTAGATAAATGTCGTTTATTTCTATTGCTTATAGCTAGAGAGACTACCAATTATCGTAcattaattgtattttactttTCTGATGTAGGTACGAGGCACAGTTTGTCCAATCTATTGTGGAGAACGTCTCAAAGACTTTGGAtcgaaaaatatttcatttgccTTTTCATTTCAGTGGTAGAGATTCTGTAATACAATATATCAACTCATGGTTGCAAGATAGGTCCCATAGTGCTGCCATTGCTTTACTCTATGGAATTGGTGGAGTTGGAAAGACTGCCATAGCCAAGAATGTTTATAACCAgaacttttataaatttgaaggaaagagctttctttcaaattttagaGAAAGGTCAAAGGAATTCAAGGGTTTAGTTTGCCTACAGAGGCAACTTCTTTCCGACATCCTAAAAAAGAGTGTTGATGAGATAAATGATGTTGATGAAGGAATTTTGAAGATTAAGGATGTAATATGTTGTCGAAGAATTCTTATTGTTCTAGATGACGTTGAGGAAAGGGACCAATTCAATGCAATCCTTGGCATGCAAAATTGGCTTTGTAAAGGAAGCAAAATCATTGTAACGACCAGAAATAAGGGTCTGCTTTCAGCTAATGATGAGTGGGTCAAGTGCAAAGTTGAACCTCTAGATAACGGAAAATCACTTGAGCTTTTCAGTTGGCATGCCTTTGGACAAGCTGACCCTGTTGAAGGTTTTGTAGAGGACTCTTGGAAAATAGTGAATCATTGTAATGGACTTCCATTAGCCCTTCGTGTTATTGGTTCTTCATTATCTGGTAAAATTCGAGAAGTATGGGAAAGTGCATTGCATGAAATGGAAGTGATTCCAAATTGTGAAGTTCAAAAGATTCTTCGAATAAGTTACGACTCTCTTGATGATGATTACCAGAAGAACTTATTCCTCGATATTGCTTGTTTCTTCAATGGAATGGATTACAATTATGCTGTTAGGATACTAGATGGGCTCGGTATAGGTGCAAGATTCAGGATTGACAATCTCATCGATAGATGTCTTGTAGAAATTGTTGAAATCAACACTGATAAAAGGTTGTGGATGCATCAACTCGTAAGAGATATGGGAAGGGAAATTTCTCGTCAAGAATCACCCCAGTGTCAAAGAATATGGCATCACATGGAAGCTTTTACAGTTTTGAATGAAACAAGTGTAAGTAcctgtttttgttttcctatCTGCATGGTATTTAGGCGTCTTAAAATGTTCATGCTTTTACTATATTGAAAGAAACTACTGTAAGTACctcattttgtttattcttttactttcttttctcatatacttttaatatttttgaagcaGGATGCTGAAAAATTGCGTGGCCTTACCATTGATATGCATGCATTCATGGAAGATAATTGTACCAAAGCTATCTGTGGTGATGCAATGGTTCGCCACAAGCATAACTTCTTTCAACATTATCGTCTTCCTACGTTCCCCTCTCGAGAATGGCTTTCTGACCTTTTCTTCGGGGAACAAGTACAAAGTGGTCAAGCAAGTTTGTTACCCGTCCTCAGCACGGATGCTTTGAGAAAGATGCAAAATGTAAAATTTCTCCAACTAAATTACCTGAAGTTCCATGGAAGTTATGAACACTTCCCTAAGAATTTGGTATGGTTATCCTGGCATGGATTCTCTTTGAGATCCATACCAAACCAATTATGCTTGGAGAAGCTTGTGGTTCTTGATCTATCCAGAAGCAGTCTAGTTGATGCTTGGAAAGGAAAATTGGTATGTATCTGGTCTCTCTCCATAGCTatcacttttattttcaattgataacAACTAAAATCGAGTGTTTTTGCAGTCTcttccaaaattaaaaatacttgatCTGCGTCACTCACATGGCCTCATTAGAACCCCAGATTTGTTAGGTCTGCCAAGACTTGAAAATCTAATACTTGAAGACTGCATCCATTTGGTTCAAATTCATGAATCTATTGGAGATTTACATTGTCTCATGATGTTAAATCTGAAGAATTGTAAGAGTCTCGTGGAGCTTCCAGAGGCAGTGAGTCGATTGAATTCACTTCAAGAGCTTTATTTAAATGGTTGCTCAAATCTTGACAGCCTGAATATGGAGTTAGAGCATCATCAGGGACACAGGTTGCTTCAAAGTGATGGATTTGTTGCTAGTACATCATACATTTCATCTTTGTCGTTGAAGCTATTGTTTCCCTCTAGGTTTTCAGCAAGGAAAACTTCGAGATTTACATTGCCACACTCCTTGACGAGACTAGATTTAAGTGGAACTCCAATTCGTTTTCTTCCAGAAAGCATTAAGGACCTCAGTCCACTCATAGCCCTGACtttaagaaattgcaaaatgcTTCAGACCCTCCCAGAGCTTCCATCCAATTTGTCTTCGTTAGACGTGTCTAGTAGTTATTCACTGCAAACAGTTCCAAATCTAATCCCTTGGACTGTAGTGTATGATTGTGATCAATTAGTTGACATCCAAGATTCGATGAAGCTAGAATTAATCCAGAAGGCTGACTCACACATGTTCAGAATAATGGAAACGGTCAACGCTCAAATACAGCCCTGGATATTTCAGGTCCTCACACACCCGTTTTATTGTATTTCAAATCTATATTTGTGTACTTTTCCAGGAAAATTCTTCCTTTGCTCATTTTATAATGGACATCGTTTTGATGGTACAGGTAACAGTTTTTAAGGGCGTATTCAACGTTGTCTTAGCTGATGAAGATGGGATGTTTAAGTTctatgaggaggaggaggaggagtggATAATTCAGAAAGAGTTTGTGGGCTGCCTGTCATTCCAAATAGCCTCACCTGCTGCTCATCGGATATGTGGTTTTAATCTATTCACAAGGTTTTGTACCACGTCAGAAACCCTTCTCTGTGGTTCTGTTTATCTCGAAATCAGAAACAATACCAGTGGTCGATCCTTGTTTTGTCCCGCCTCTTTCTCTCCTAGTGGCTACAAGCACGGGAATGCTGTACTCCAATCGCTAAGCCACTGGAAATTAGGGGGCGATGATCCTACATTTGATAATGGTGATGACGTGAGCATTTCAGTGCTTCCACTTGATCCAACTATTCAAATAATGATGGTTGGTGTCCTATGGTTGCATGAAGAGGAAGgaaatggtgatgatgatgatatccaATCAAAGAATAAAGTTATCACATCCCAAAGTAGTAGCTCATCATACAGGGAAGCTATCACAACCCACAACAGtagcgatgatgatgatgtacaTCTAGCCAATGTAGAAACAGCTACTCATATTTTTAGGAATTATTCCTGTGCTGCGCGTTATAATCCTGGCAACTTGGAAGTATGTTCGTGGTTATTTGAAAAGAATGGTGAGAGGGTATTAATaatctattatattttaaagcaattaGATATTTGGTATTATATTTTAAGGCTTTAATTGTCAAGGCTTCCTCACAAAGTTCATGTCATTatctagtcttttttttattgtaaccaCTGTTGATTAGActctgcaattttttttttgtttttgtcatttgataTGGATGAGTTTTGTGCTTATTTTTCTCGGTAGGGATATTGGAAGAAAAAGGGAGGCATCTTTGTTTAGCCTCTTGCATGGTTGGTGGCGCTGTAAGAGAGAGGGGTTGATTCTTTCGAATTGCGGAGGAGATCAGCGAGCAACAGATTATCTCGTGACACATTTGTCTTCACTCAGgtctttcttgttgtttttgcatttcaagtTATTTTCTTCGATGTGATTGTTTGAAGATTCTCTCAAGGCTTTTTAGGCTTATTATATAATGAGATATTCTTTTGGATGAGATTAATTCATTTGCCATGGCACGAAATTGTTTATTTTCAGCATTTTTGTGTTTGCTGTTAAAGAAATCATGGTCATGTCTTTTTGGTGTTGGTTCTTGGTTTTTGAAAGATAGTCTGTTTTAATTATCCGTAAGgctgtaaaaaaacaaaaaagacatgtttatggttttcttggttttagaaaatatgattttatcaagATAAGTCTTTGAAAAATAAGGTGTGGCTGCCACCTTCCAATCACTAGATTTTCttttatgggataaaaaaaacagtaaattaCTCCATAGAGTACATGGTAATGATTAACGCGTGTTAAGGATGTAGTTGTTGGGGTCTCCATTGACAAAGCCACCATGGTGGTGATGAACCTTGATGGTGAAAGTGTTTCAAGATGATAATGACAACACACAGTAGCCAAGTGACATGGAGGATGGAAAGGGATGGAAAGTTGGTGATGGCTGTGGAAAAAAGG
This is a stretch of genomic DNA from Populus alba chromosome 11, ASM523922v2, whole genome shotgun sequence. It encodes these proteins:
- the LOC118061396 gene encoding disease resistance protein Roq1-like, whose translation is MAGGKYQESSSSRFSNCKHQVFLSFRGEDTRRKFTDHLYTALVQAGIHTFRDDDEIQRGHNIELEVQKAIQQSKISIIVFSIDYARSRWCLDELVMIMERKRTTNSIVLPVFYDVDPSQVRNQTGSFAAAFVEHGKRFKEEMERVNGWRIALKEVADLGGMVLGDGYEAQFVQSIVENVSKTLDRKIFHLPFHFSGRDSVIQYINSWLQDRSHSAAIALLYGIGGVGKTAIAKNVYNQNFYKFEGKSFLSNFRERSKEFKGLVCLQRQLLSDILKKSVDEINDVDEGILKIKDVICCRRILIVLDDVEERDQFNAILGMQNWLCKGSKIIVTTRNKGLLSANDEWVKCKVEPLDNGKSLELFSWHAFGQADPVEGFVEDSWKIVNHCNGLPLALRVIGSSLSGKIREVWESALHEMEVIPNCEVQKILRISYDSLDDDYQKNLFLDIACFFNGMDYNYAVRILDGLGIGARFRIDNLIDRCLVEIVEINTDKRLWMHQLVRDMGREISRQESPQCQRIWHHMEAFTVLNETSDAEKLRGLTIDMHAFMEDNCTKAICGDAMVRHKHNFFQHYRLPTFPSREWLSDLFFGEQVQSGQASLLPVLSTDALRKMQNVKFLQLNYLKFHGSYEHFPKNLVWLSWHGFSLRSIPNQLCLEKLVVLDLSRSSLVDAWKGKLSLPKLKILDLRHSHGLIRTPDLLGLPRLENLILEDCIHLVQIHESIGDLHCLMMLNLKNCKSLVELPEAVSRLNSLQELYLNGCSNLDSLNMELEHHQGHRLLQSDGFVASTSYISSLSLKLLFPSRFSARKTSRFTLPHSLTRLDLSGTPIRFLPESIKDLSPLIALTLRNCKMLQTLPELPSNLSSLDVSSSYSLQTVPNLIPWTVVYDCDQLVDIQDSMKLELIQKADSHMFRIMETVNAQIQPWIFQVTVFKGVFNVVLADEDGMFKFYEEEEEEWIIQKEFVGCLSFQIASPAAHRICGFNLFTRFCTTSETLLCGSVYLEIRNNTSGRSLFCPASFSPSGYKHGNAVLQSLSHWKLGGDDPTFDNGDDVSISVLPLDPTIQIMMVGVLWLHEEEGNGDDDDIQSKNKVITSQSSSSSYREAITTHNSSDDDDVHLANVETATHIFRNYSCAARYNPGNLEVCSWLFEKNGILEEKGRHLCLASCMVGGAVRERG